The region atgttgagtctgccgataagaatgtggtgattgacagaatcgaaagccttggccaggtcgatgaatacggctgcacagtaatgtctctaatcgatggcggttatgatatcgtttaggaccttgaagtcggaagtttacatacacttaggttggagtcattaaaactcgtttttcaaccactccacaagtttcttgttaacaaactatagttttgacaagtcggttagggcatctactttgtgcatggcacaagtaatttctccaacaattgtttacagactgattatttcacaactccagtgggtcagaagtttacatacactaagttgactgtgcctttaaacagcttgaaaaattccagaaaatggtgtcatggctttacaaggttctgacaggctaattgacatcatttgagtcaattggatgtgtacctgtggatgtatttcaaggcctaccttcaaactcagtgcatctttgtttgacatcatgtgaaaatcaaaagaaatcagccaagacctcagaaaaaaattatagtcctccgcaagtctggttcatccttgggagcaatttccaaacgcctgaaggtaccacattcatctgtacaaacaatagtaagcaaatataaataccatgggaccacgcagccgtcataccgctcagaaaggagacacgttctgtctcctagagatgaacgtactctggtgcgaaaagtgcaaatcaatctcagaacaacagcaaaggaccttgtgaagatgcaggaaacaggtacaaaggtatctatatccacagtaaaacgagtcctatatcgacataacctgaaaggccgcttagcaaggaagccactgctccaaaaccgacataaaaaagccagactatggtttgcaactgcacatggggacaaagatcgtactttttgaatgtcctctggtctgatgaaacaaaaacagaactgtttggccataatgaccatcgttatgtttggaggaaaaagggggaggcttgcaagccgaagaacatcatcccaactgtgaagcacgggggtggcagcataatgttgtgggggtgcaggaggcactggtgcacttcacaaaatagagatCATGAgataggaaaatgatgtggatatattgaagcaacatctcaagacatcagtgtcTGTGgtatcctttgctgctgttctgggattgattgagttaatgcttggtcgcaaatgggtcttcccaatggacaatgaccccaagcatacttccaaagttgtggcaaaatggcttaaggacaacaaagtcaaggtattggagtggccatcacaaagccctgacctcaaccctatagaacatttgtcggcagaacagaaaaagcatgtgcgagcaaggaggcctacaaacctaacacagttacacaagctctgtcagcaggaatgggccaaaattcacccaacttattgtgggaagcttgtggaaggctacccgaaaagtttgacccaagttgaaccatttaaaaggcaatgctatcaaatactaactgagtgtatgtaaacttctgacccactgggaatgtgatgaaataaataaaagctgaaatagatcactctctattattattctgacatttcacattcttaaaataaagtggtgatcctaactaacctaagaaaggaaatttttactaggaataaatgtcaggaattgtgaaaaactgaatttaaatgtatttggctaaggtgtatgtaaagttccgacttcaactatatacacATACAAGACCagtttatgtccattacatgcaAGACATATTTTATCTAGTCCTCATCATATCCTGTTTTATTCCGACAAAAAAGGAACATAGATTCAAAATGGACGCTAATGACTGACAGTAAAAATGTGTCTTAGGTATTCCTTCATGGGTAGTGTGATGCCTAAGTTTAACTTACAATTGACTGACACAGCCAGGCTTCTTCTTctgactttatatggcggttggcaaggTGCATTACCatcaccaactggactggagtgtgaaccgcagttcatctttcaatcacccacgtgggtataatgtataataaaaaccaatgaggagatgggagaggtgtgACTTGCAACACGTcaagcatcacaaatagaaccaagttctatttaagtgcctggctacgcagacgctTATTGAAACGCGCGAgaagtgtgggtgcaatgattgattaacatgtatgtgtacatttattttgcaacgcacgAGACGcaggcggtgtggtcagcatggtatctgaataactgggcctgtcGGAAGCATAACGTGCACTCTGCCTCCTCCAATACGAGCACCTACTCCTAGCACACCTAGAACCTAATGCTTCAAAATAAGCTAAATATTTGTAATTTACCTTTTAAATGTATTACCTTTTGTGTGTGGCATAAACACACAACCAGTCAATGTTTTAATCTGATTAGGCTGCTTCAAAAGTCTAATGTAGGCAAGCGGTTTGcaacacccatgccaatatatcctccaaacatgtCTTTTTGGGAATTATCACTTAAATAACCACTATTTTGCACATAACacattttactgacacaaaaagatcccaccttgtctagcatattttgttttgtcaacaaAATACTGACATTTGCTGCTTCCATCAGGACTGTCGTGCCATTTTATATCCGGCATGTACTTGACTCGCATACAaatattggatggaaacctggttaatcTGAAGCCATTTTGAGGATGCTAGAATTACATTTTGTCAAGCCATTTTGCTAACTGTGCCAATATTTAtatggatacatccataacaatgagctaatgaggcacaaTTTTGCAttgcatagaaaatgtgctcactcgtcaggacactgttgttcagaggagctagccaacaacagcTAACCAACACAGATAACAAAATCACtccaaactgaagctggaaagactgcaaactagctgcacttcctTTCGTTGGACTTTTTtacaattgacatttctttgtatatatccataaaaattatgccagctgattcatgaatTTGACTAGCtaagaaacgctgcctgccttgTCTAGTCCCGACTCCTGAGTTCATTACTTttggacagctggagatcgaatttgaatattgaaacaatgtagCAAATtgttggagagacagacagcaaggtttatacaggATTAGACATGATTATTTTATCATATTATacaagtaaacttggagtcacgtgatggtatgttgtgtggtcctcccactatgattTGGGAACGGTTGTAATTTATTagactacagattaaataaatgatgaacttcacagggtggtgaaagttcACGGGATGAGCATGATGCTCAAAAATAtctagggtcttattctggtgacatgatgatcaatgGTTGGCAAATACAAAGTGCCAATACCAGGCTGGGCACATTTGCTATACCGACACATTTTTTTGTGACAAATGCGATGGAAACCTATTTAATTTTAACCGTACATGGGAATGTAACCGCAAAAGGAATTTTCATGTGCACTATGTATTTACGCACAgacttttatctgcaacaagtcaatttgatggaaacaactctgaaaatgtgcatattgtttttatgcagatttttgaatattcgcatgaaaatctgctGCCAATTGGATGGAGCCCTAGCTATAGACACCCTAAAGACTCTGCCAAGTGCGCTAGTCTAGTGTCGCGTTGATAATGCCTGCaacatcatggttcaccagcagccccaaacatctaaagaataagATACAGACCAGCCAAAACAAGCATGTAAGAATTGTACTTAaactccccctccccccatctgGAGGTTGAGCATTTCAAGCAGCTAGGCTGGCTATCTGTAGAAAGAAATAGTATAATTAATTCAACTTGGTCTGGTCCACAGAATTATCAGACCCAGCCCCCTGGTACTAACCAAAAATGTTTAAATTTGTCAGAGATGTCCATCAGCATAATACTAGAGCCAGAGACACTAATATTCACTGTTTTAAATGTAAGAGTCTAACTGGTAAGAACACATTTGTATATACTGGCACTGTTGAGTGGAACAAACTACCACAGGAACTCAAAGTCATAGCAACCATAACCACTTTTTAAAAGAATGTCAAAAGCTGGCTTATGTGTGAACAGTAgaatgtctgtaatgtgtctatgTGAAAACAAatagggaccacaatggaaataagcccCGACTTTATGGTGTAATCCCAGTCACTTTAAAAAATAGTTGTACTCTGTAttgtgcatttttattttttactagcaAATAAAATACTAATCAATCCAAATTGTGCATCACGATCATTTGATGAATGGCAATAAACATCTGTTAAAAAACACCAAAATGTTTAATGATATTCAGAGATTGTCAAGCCAATCCTTCGATACTGGGTAGGCCTTCAAGGTAGGGTGGGATAAATGTTCTGTTTGTCGAGAATGACAGtctttttatttgttttaattagggatccccattagctgctgcctattcttcctggggtccaaacacatttaggcacttacattacatataaaacataAGATAAACTGTacattataacattattacaccactacatatctacaatatgtataataccaccatacaacaacattacaatgtacgtgtgtgtagagggCGTGTGCTAGCGcttgtgtgcgtatgcgtgtctGTACCTTTTTGTCTCtattcacagtccccgctgttccacaaggtgtatttttacccgttgttttttttacatctgATTATACTGCTTGCAtaagttacctgatgtggaatagagttccatgtaatcgtggctctatgtagtactgtgcgcctctcatagtctgttcttgacttggggattgtgaagagacctttggtgtcttgtggggtatgcatgggtgtccgaactgtgtgttagtagtttaaacagacagctcggtacattcagcttgtcaacacctcttacaaaaacaagtcgtgatgaagtcaatctctcctccacttcgaGCCATGAGAGACTGATATGCATATCATTGATGTTAGCTccccgtgtacatttaaggggaagctgtgctgccctgttctgagccaattgtaattttcctaattCCCTCTTTGCagcacctgaccacactactgaacaataatcaggtgtgacaaaactaaggcctgtaggacctgccttgttgatagtgttgttaagaaggcagagctgTGCTTTATTTTGAACAGACTTCTCCCCAGTTTAGCCACTGTTGTATCAATAGGTTTTGACCATGCaggtttacaatccagggttacttcaAGCAGTTTattcacctcaacttgctcattttccacattattcattacaagatttagttcaggtttggtgaatgatttgtcccaaatacaattgattttattttttgaaatatttaggactaaattATTCCTTGCCATCCATTCTGAAACTAaatgcagctctttgttaagtgttgcagtcatatCACTCAATGTAGTAGCTGACgtatatagtgttgagtcatccgcatacaacACACTTGCATgttgttagtaaagattgaaaaaagtaaagggGCCTAAACATCTGCCCTGGGGAATACCTGAGTCTTCCTGGATTATGTTAGAGgcgcttccattaaagaacaccatcTGTGTTCTGTTAAACAGGTAACCCTTTATCGACAATacagcagggggtgtaaagccataacatacgTTTTTCCATCAGCATACTATCGATATGATCAATAATGTATTTTGGTGCTGACAACACAAACCATGATATTGAAGCACACATGGTCAGTATACTCAGTTTATTGGTTGTTTGGCGCATTGGCCCATAACCCTGTGTGCCATCAACTGTGAGCATGCTGAAGTGGCATAGTCGATATCCACGTTTATAAACACAGGATCGATATTGTTATTTGTGgtcataaatattattttgagttcattctgaggggggggggggggggtaaaattcGAACTAACCCTTAGCTAGGTTGCATGCCTAActatgctgcagagctgtctgacaaATAATTAGACTTGTTCATCAAATAGATGAGgcatatgtaacggatgtgaaacggctagctagttagcggtggtgcgcgctaaatagcgtttcaattggtgacgtcacttgctctgagaccttgaagtagtggttccccttgctctgcaagggccgcggattttgtggagcgatgggtaacgatgcttcgtgggtgactgttgttgatgtgtgcagagggtccctggttcgggcgtggggacggactaaagttatactgttacacatactTTCACGAAATGTTTGTCCCTCTCATCATCCTATTGTGTACTTTCCTCTCTCAAAGTCTATGCGGTCTGTGTGTATCAAACCTGTAGCAGGCGTTAAAGTTATCTGACACTGAGAAATGtcggtggaaacgcctttatgcgcaaatattgatataacaaCCATCACATGGAAATAAACTTGGAGTCTCGTGATGATGTGTGGTCCTCCCATTACGACTCGGGAAAggatgcagtttattaggctacagctGGAATAATATACACTTTTCCAGTACACAGATGCATGTGACTCTTGGCGGCAGTAAGAAACCATCTCCATCTGCACCCATTCAACATACATTTATgttattacttctaaacaaaatattttgggggggtttcTCATACCCTTCCAATTAAGTTTTGGTTCTTGATTGTATTATGAAATGCACTCAAACAAGATGTAAATAAAGGCTTTTTTTGCGGCGTTCTAGAACTCTCCCTTGTTCTGCCACAAACGGCAATGTTTGTAAACACAGAAAGGCGTCGACAcattatgaacttcacagggtagtaaatgtgcaaggtgatgagcttgatgcttctTTACAATAAATATCTAGGGTCTTAtcctggtgacatgatgatcgatgcttggctgccgtttgacaaatacaaataatagcgctcatccataataatctcaatGTAGGTCGCCTACACGCACTGTATCTGCGAGATGTTAGCTAGAGCGCATATGCCAAGACAAGAGTGGTCACATTTGCTATATAATAACAGTTTTGAAAAAGCCctcagagttgaaaatgcgatgcaAACCCATTTAACTTTTTCATTCGGTacataggactgatggtaaatTATTTGTATGTGCGCTACGTCATGACGCCCAGCCTCTTATCCGCAAAAAGTCCGTTTGATataaacatctctggtgggaaaatgtgcatactGAATATTAGAATATTCGCATTTAAATCTGtcgcaaattggatggaaacctagctactgtgtGTAGTTAAATACCATGTTTATACGCTAAACTATGTTGATTATTTGCTTcatgaaaactacaactcccttcaacCCAGCGTCCCGCATAGTTCTTGACTTGAATTCTCtcgtaaattattttatttcccTTGAGAAGACACCATGGGCTCACAATAAACATAACTAAATTGAATTCAAGTAACTGAACCAATGTCGCTCAATTTGTTGTTTAATAACCGAAAAAAACGACATATCGGTTAATCATTCAACACTATTGTCGCGTAATGTACAACTAAAAGTCTCCAAACAGGCAAGAGCGGTCAACCGCTGTAAGAGCAGCTCATtgttccctctccccatccccctccccaGTTCAGTTCCTGCAAAATAACATTGCCTCCAGCCCTCTTAAAGGCACAGAGCATGGTTAGGTGTGAGTATGAGCAGTTAAACACGGAAGGAATAAGTATGTCTGTCCAGAGAGCTAGACCTGAATGTGACAATGGTGCTACATCAGGCATGGTCTGATTTAGCGTAATCTATTTACTTTAGTTTTAGAAAAAGTCAACACTGAGCCTCAGGTGAAGTGTAGTGAAAGGCCTCACATGTATAGTCATGCTACACTACTCTCCCACACCCTGACTGTTCACACAAAAATACCAGTCACAATGACGATCCTCTTCCATGATCACAGTAACTTGACCAAGAACACAATCTGACAGGTCAGTGTGTGACAAATAGCTGGTAGACAACAGAGGGGGACAATGTATATTCATTGTGTCCTCTTCAGGGTTTTTGTTGAGAAAGGTGTGTTCCAAAGGTGAGAGGATTCTGAATCACATTTAAAGCCAAGCAATTATTGGGATCAACTAACTACTTTGGTGAGCAGCTCATTCTTTTCTTGCTAGTGTCTGAGATAGGTCATCTGGATACAACAACATGAGCCAGGGACAGGAGAAGGTGTCTGTATGACCACTTAAATAGCTCTCTCTTGCCCAGTGGATTAGTTATCTTACCAAAACAACAAACCATGTTTCCCTTTTCCATCCATTCCCTAGTCAAATGATTATCCTATTCCTGCTTATGGTACTGAGTGAGTGGGGatagagaaaagaaagagatAGAAGGCAGGGAGAGAAAATACATTCTACTCACAGGATTACTGGTCTAAAGCCCCCCCCGAGAAAGACAAAACAGCATGCAGATTAGAAACCCAACGTGGCTAATGTTCTGTTCTCTGACCTGTTCAGATTCTGAATCATAATCCTCTTCGTCTGCACTCAGTGACAAGGCCATGGTTCCTCTCTTCTCATCGTCTGTCCAGCGTTGTAGAGAAAACTGACATGGCTGAagcctccagccctgctgctGTTCCCTGCTCACTCGTCCccctttctccgtctctctccctccctctctccacacacagTTCAGAACCAAGCAGCtgtacaggcacacacacggCGACAGGAAGCCTCATGAATATGCACAGGAAAGGTCAGGAgagacagggggcaggcaaaGCCAATGGAGAGGCAGATTGCATTTGCTTACAGGGTTGCTTACAAAGGGCACCCAGAGTCAGAGTGGGACTGGAGGGTGGTAGGGAGGGAATGGTCAAGAATAGTACAGATGGGCAATGTGAAGACATCTGGCTCCTTGGGAATAAAGGGAGTGGCATGTtatcacacaaaaaaaatctgaatgattGAGGACATGTTTCACTTTACTACAGTGACAGATacgcaggttgacgtttattgttataagtcttgtcctggaggcagaattGAGTGATTTCCCTTTAGATAGGCCTGCTGCAAAATCCAAATTGGCTctattgtaaaaattcatgaaaacaaaacatATGCTTCTTGgtgttaatttaaggttagggttagcagtgtggttaagagtaggtttaaaatcagatgttATGAcagtggctgtgccagctagtgaccactctgcagagctgcctccagaacaagattcatgaagAAAAACTCTAAACTGCGACAGACACAGGAAGCAATCAGCTGCTCTGGGTTTGATTGCTCTGCCCTTAATGTCTACCGCTAGATGACAAAGTACCCAACTCATGATTTCTTGGTAGTTCAAAGCAGAAATAATGAATTGTCAGTAACTAAAATACTCATGTAGGACATTATTGAGTACTTTCATTGGAAGATTTACATCTCATTTCTGCACAAGTATTACCAATTTAACAAGAGTGTCATCATGACCATCATTATAATGTTTAAGTCTGATCTAATAATGTCCAGAACCCTATTTGTTCTTGTTGACATTTTGTGAAATTCTTGCATCTATGCATATGAACAGATTACACAGTAGGAGATTCTAATACAATTGTTAGATTAACATATGATGGACAAAGAGTCAGCTGCACACTCcttccccccaccaccaccacccttcatttgttggggcatggactctacaagctgttgaaagcattccacagggatgctggcccatgttgattccaatgcttcccacagttgtgtcaagttggctggatgttttatgggtggtggaccattcttgatgcacacgggaTACTGTTGAGCATGGAAAAACCCAGTGgcgttgcagtttttgacacaaaccggtgtgcctggcacctactaccatacccagttcaaaagacacataattttttttcttgcccattcaccctctgaatggcacacatacacaatccatgtctcaaggcttaaaaatccttctttaacctgtcccccccttcatctacactgattgaagtggatttaacaagtgacctcaGTAACGGATACTtagtttcacctggtcagtctatgtaataggaagagaaggtgttcttaatatttggTATACTCTGTATAATATGCATTATACTGGACAACAATTCTACAAACCTCTAAAGAGTGTGTTTAGGTAAGAGGTAAGAAAGATTTACGGGATTTTCTTGGGGGCAGTATAATCTGGTCACAACTGGCATTAACAGTTGTGATTAGAATGTTCTACATGCCCAGATGGGCCTTGTTCAAatcaaaaataaaatgttatttgtcacatgtgccaaatacaacaggtgtagacagtgAAATGCAGTGAAATGTTCTCTGACATCAGGGACATAGTACATGATTGTGTCCTCACCTACCTTGTCTTTAATACCTGGTCAGTGCAGAAACCTGCTCCCAAGACCAATGAGAAGTTTCACAGTGCAGATACTCAAAGCCAGCAGCACCTGTGTGTGAGGGAAGAGACAAGTATTGAGATCCAGCGCACATAAAATCAGAGCAATAAAAAGGGCAAAACATATTGTACTAGTAGAAAATGTTCATCAAATAGATTAAAAGGGATACCAATAAAGAAGTTAAACACATGAAAATAATTGATAACAAGCACTCGCCTACAAAATTATTTCTAGGCCTTTATTCTCAGGGCTTCATCGAGTTGTCATAATAGCCTATGGCATCCACTAGGTGTCAGTCAAAGATGGCTGCTCAATAGCACGTCTTCCATCATATCCATTAATTGGATAATTAATCCATAAAAACGTACTAGTTTGCCTTAAAGAATGCGACCATCCAACAGCACATATTGCACATATAGTTTACCAACACGTTCAATGTCACAGATGCATCGAATTATTACAGATGGAATTCTGGTACTAGAATATTGTCAATATTATATGGCTGAAATGCAAGTGAAAAAGTATGGTAGCATTTATGCAATACTATAGGCTATGGACACACACATTTAAATATAATCATCCCACGGTATTCAACACGTTGTTTGCATTCTTAAGGCGAAGTTGATGTGACCTATTCAAAAGTGCACCCACAGATCTAGACATACAACCCCACCGAGGAAATCTACAGGAATGTTCATAGGCGCACTACAACTACCGCAAGCAGTAAACTGCGCCGCACACAGAAACAGCATTGGATTGTGGGTAAAATAATATCTTGTGTTTCCTGAATTAGTTATGGCAAACGTAGCAGAAGGTTAACGTTTATAGaaataacgttttttttcttTAGTTTAGAAGTTCAATTATATGTCAATTCGCATGAGACCGCATCTTGTGTAGAACTACAGGTTGACTGCTTGAAAAGTTATAACGGTAGCCAGCAATGAGTTTGAACGAACACTCTTTGCAAGCTCTGTCATGGAGAAAACTTTACTTGAGTCGAGCAAAGCTGAAGGCTACGAGCAGAACTTCAGCTCTCCTGTCGGGTTTCGCGATGGTGAGTACTGGACTCAGAGATTGGAGAGGATTCTGGCAACTTTGCCAAAATTGAGTTATATGACGCACAATTTCTTGACACATGACACCTACCGGCCTATTTGACTATATAATAATGTAGCGTTCGTAACCGAGTGGGAAGGTAGTAATTACCAGTTGTAAATACCAATTCAAGTGCTTTGAACTTGTTGAGAAACGCCGATTGGATAATGTAATGGCCAACAAGCCGTGTCAACCATAAACTGAAAGTGGGCTCACAGCTATCATGTCTATAAACAAATTATAGTGTTCAAAAACCATAATTAATAGATTCGTTTTTATAAATAATATTTTGTTGTTAAATATATCTGCTGAAAATGTTATCGAGGTCATTCCCTTAGTAGGTGAAgtcagaggtcagcatgtgggagaagtcGGGGCTCAGGGATGATGTCTCATTCAAatcaactgggaacttggaaatctCAGACTACAGTGCATTCAAGAAAAAGCCATTTGATGGATCATACAAGTCGGAAACTCAGGCATCTTTCTAGACCTGAATGATTTGATCTTGTTTTTAGCATTCAGGGCTTTAACCACCTGATTTGTCAtggccattataaactgggtggttcgagtgctgaatgctgattggctaacagccgtggtatatcagaccatatacaaCGGGTAtgacaacatttatttttactgctctaattacattggtaaccagtttataatagcaataaggcacctcgggggtttgtgatatatggccaatataccacgactaagggttGTATCCAGATACTCCGCGTTGCGTCATGCTTAAGAACAGACAtattatatttaagcaataaggcacaagggttgtggtatatggccaatataccacagttaAGGGCTGTTATTAAGTATGAGGAgaagcagagtgcctggatacaaccCTTAACAGTGTCGTATTGGCCATAAATCACAAACTCCAGAGGTGCCTGTTGCTATTATAAACAGGATACCAACATAAATATAATAGTAAACAACTAGTTTCTGATTTACACATGGCTGGAATGTTGGACCCAAGCTACCTGGTTTATAATGCTGGATAAACCACAACTTTTTGATTGAAAATAACCGGTGGACAGATTTAACGATACAATTATAAAATTTAAATACATCTGTATGAAACCGGATACATTGCAATTTGTGACGCATAGATTTGGGGCATCGTTGAATGCATTGAAATGTTTCTGCAAGTTTAAACCTCTATGCAAGGCCAGATACAAAGTAAGGATGCCATTAGTGAGTCAGAGTTCTATCTAAACCTTAACCTACCACAAATTAACTACAGAATATCCTACCGTACCATACAAGCCAATAACATTTAATCTGACAGTCACTCACCCAACAGACAGTTAGACCCAGTACAAATGTCACCTGGCCACAGGGGTTAGGCTACATCTTTCTGTACAGCCGGCACCCAACAGAGAAAAACATGGAATTGTCACTTGCAGTGGTTGAGCTATAAAATAGATAATTGTCTCTGTTCAAATTGTTCTGAATCAAATCCTGGTCGTTGCTCTCTCGGTCAGTGTTTCGTGTTAAAATGCCTCTCTGTATTTCAGGTGGCTATGGTGGAGGTGCAGCTGGAGCCAGATCATGTGTATCCCCCAGGGCTGCTGATAGCCTTCAGCGCCTGCACCACTGTCCTAGTGGCAGTGCACCTCTTCGCCCTGATGATCAGCACCTGTATCCTGCCAAACCTGGAGGCCGTCAGCAACGTTCACAACTTGAACTCGGTCAACGAGTCACCCCATGAGCGCATGCACCGCCACATTGAGCTGGCCTGGGCCTTCTCCACTGTTATTGGTACCCTGCTCTTCCTGACCGAGGTGGTTCTGCTGTGCTGGGTCAAGTTCCTGCCCCTCAGGCGC is a window of Oncorhynchus kisutch isolate 150728-3 linkage group LG3, Okis_V2, whole genome shotgun sequence DNA encoding:
- the LOC109878651 gene encoding calcium release-activated calcium channel protein 1-like — protein: MSLNEHSLQALSWRKLYLSRAKLKATSRTSALLSGFAMVAMVEVQLEPDHVYPPGLLIAFSACTTVLVAVHLFALMISTCILPNLEAVSNVHNLNSVNESPHERMHRHIELAWAFSTVIGTLLFLTEVVLLCWVKFLPLRRPTDNGTISSGEAAAIASTSIMVPFGLVFIVFAVHFYRSLVSHKTDRQFQELEELSNITRLQNQLDHRAETTSLQPSSVHFP